A region of Ictidomys tridecemlineatus isolate mIctTri1 chromosome 4, mIctTri1.hap1, whole genome shotgun sequence DNA encodes the following proteins:
- the LOC101965509 gene encoding olfactory receptor 1L6 — protein sequence MELKNQSSSTLGFILLGLSSNPHLQKPLFAIFLTMYLVTLVGNMLIILAIRSDSRLHTPMYFFLSNLSFMDICFTTVIVPKMLANLLSETKGISYVGCLAQMYFFMAFGNTDSYLLASMAIDRLVAICNPLHYDVAMRPHRCLLMLLGSCTISHLHALFRVLLMSRLSFCASHVIKHFFCDTQPVLKLSCSDTSSSQIVVMTETLAVIVTPFLCILFSYLRIIVTVLRIPSAAGKWKAFSTCGSHLTIVALFYGSVIYVYFRPLSMYSVVKDRVATVMYTVVTPMLNPFIYSLRNKDMKRGLRKLRDRIYS from the coding sequence ATGGAGCTAAAGAACCAGAGCAGCAGCACCTTGGGCTTCATCCTCCTGGGCCTCTCCTCCAACCCGCACCTGCAGAAGCCCCTCTTCGCCATCTTCCTCACCATGTACCTGGTCACCCTCGTGGGGAAcatgctcatcatcctggccatcCGCTCTGACTCCAGGCTCCACACGcccatgtacttttttctcagcaacttGTCCTTCATGGATATCTGCTTCACAACAGTCATTGTGCCCAAGATGCTGGCGAATTTGCTGTCAGAGACAAAGGGCATCTCCTATGTAGGCTGCCTGGCCCAGATGTATTTCTTCATGGCCTTTGGAAACACTGACAGCTACCTGCTGGCCTCCATGGCCATCGACCGGCTGGTGGCCATCTGCAACCCCTTGCACTATGATGTGGCCATGCGCCCACACCGCTGCCTCCTCATGCTGCTGGGTTCTTGCACCATCTCCCACCTGCACGCCCTCTTCCGGGTGCTACTCATGTCTCGCCTCTCTTTCTGTGCCTCCCATGTCATTAAGcactttttctgtgacacccAGCCTGTGCTAAAGCTGTCCTGCTCTGATACATCCTCCAGCCAGATAGTGGTCATGACTGAGACCCTGGCTGTCATTGTGACCCCCTTCTTGTGCATCCTCTTCTCCTACCTGAGAATCATTGTGACTGTGCTCAGAATCCCCTCTGCAGCCGGCAAGTGGAAAGCTTTCTCTACCTGTGGCTCCCACCTCACCATAGTGGCCCTGTTCTATGGGAGTGTCATCTATGTCTATTTTAGGCCCCTGTCCATGTACTCAGTGGTGAAGGACCGGGTAGCCACTGTCATGTACACAGTAGTGACTCCTATGCTGAACCCTTTCATCTACAGTCTGAGGAACAAAGATATGAAGAGAGGCTTAAGGAAATTAAGGGACAGAATTTACTcatag